One window of the Trifolium pratense cultivar HEN17-A07 linkage group LG2, ARS_RC_1.1, whole genome shotgun sequence genome contains the following:
- the LOC123909408 gene encoding putative fasciclin-like arabinogalactan protein 20 produces the protein MASITITTVTTLLTFSLLLSLSTSHPSSTILDAAEILSTSGYEAMALNLELASQTLLARRQSRSLTVFAPTNFAFNQIPQLPLSLLRYHLLPQAFSLHSLRSLPFGANIATLLPGHYLTVTTTNRRLSINNVTVNPTPLLGDGYLIIFQTESFFDPYFQLPRPSYGACFSARNIYGAGNGRRFRSNRLISDSSTFSFQEASSALRSSGCSVMASFLDMQFLSLKERPDQVTVFAPIDAAMVSHIGNVTGYSDILRRHLVPCKIMWNDLITLEEGTYISTYQSGFTLNVTKSSANSDLILLNNGVPVVFPDLYNSDWLVVHGIGDILLDTTGTEEVKVQAGKSSTFEIDHHNHHHHEQPHHHHNRAHNPSGHYHFSVFH, from the coding sequence ATGGCTTCCATCACTATCACCACCGTCACCACACTGTTAACATTCTCTCTCCTCCTTTCTCTCTCCACCTCCCACCCTTCCTCCACCATTCTCGACGCCGCCGAAATCCTCTCCACCTCTGGTTACGAAGCCATGGCACTCAATCTCGAACTCGCTTCCCAAACTCTCCTTGCTCGCCGTCAATCTCGCTCCTTAACCGTTTTCGCTCCAACTAACTTCGCCTTCAACCAGATTCCTCAGCTTCCTCTCTCTCTTCTCCGTTACCATCTCCTccctcaagctttctctctccATAGCCTCCGATCTCTCCCTTTCGGTGCTAACATCGCTACTCTTCTTCCCGGTCACTACCTCACCGTCACAACCACAAACCGTAGACTCTCCATCAACAACGTTACCGTTAATCCAACGCCGTTACTCGGTGACGGTTATCTCATCATTTTCCAAACGGAAAGCTTCTTTGATCCTTATTTCCAGCTTCCTCGTCCTTCTTACGGCGCTTGTTTTTCTGCAAGAAACATCTACGGCGCCGGTAACGGCCGCAGATTCAGATCGAATCGGTTAATTTCTGATTCGTCGACGTTTTCTTTTCAAGAAGCAAGCAGTGCTTTGAGATCGAGCGGTTGTTCTGTTATGGCGTCGTTTCTTGATATGCAGTTTCTAAGTCTTAAAGAACGACCTGATCAGGTAACGGTTTTTGCTCCGATCGATGCAGCTATGGTGAGTCACATCGGAAACGTGACCGGATATTCCGATATTCTTCGCCGTCACCTCGTGCCTTGTAAGATCATGTGGAACGATTTGATTACTTTGGAAGAAGGAACGTATATTTCGACTTATCAGAGTGGATTCACATTGAATGTTACTAAATCAAGTGCTAATAGTGATTTGATTTTGCTTAATAATGGAGTTCCAGTGGTTTTCCCTGATTTGTACAACAGTGATTGGCTTGTTGTTCATGGAATCGGAGATATTCTTTTGGATACCACGGGAACAGAAGAAGTGAAGGTTCAGGCTGGTAAATCTTCTACGTTTGAGATTgatcatcataatcatcatcatcacgagcaacctcatcatcatcacaatcGTGCGCACAATCCTTCAGGACATTACCACTTCTCTGTTTTTCATTAG
- the LOC123908404 gene encoding uncharacterized protein LOC123908404, giving the protein MSSGGGAAAAKPKEEEQDGMSVHSPCKPPPSSASSLPKDQAQAELELKLLEALEIYPPIKLQGVHRHFVLYGLMEYLKKSFDRDFSSEEVLQLLDRFYNLEMLKTDDEEIDILNHEEDFSLPQSYFGKEEP; this is encoded by the exons ATGAGTAGTGGAGGTGGAGCTGCTGCTGCAAAACCCAAAGAGGAGGAACAAGATGGCATGTCTGTCCATTCTCCTTGCAAACCTCCTCCTTCCTCCGCTTCCTCTCTTCCTAAG GATCAAGCACAAGCTGAATTGGAGCTGAAATTATTGGAAGCTCTTGAAATTTATCCTCCAATAAAACTTCAAG GAGTACACCGTCACTTTGTCCTTTATGGTCTGATGGAATATCTAAAGAAGAG TTTTGACAGAGATTTCTCTTCTGAGGAGGTCCTTCAATTGCTGGATCGGTTCTACAACCTAGAGATGCTG AAAACAGACGACGAAGAGATCGATATCCTTAATCATGAAGAAGATTTCAGCTTGCCTCAGAGTTACTTTGGCAAGGAAGAACCCTGA
- the LOC123904441 gene encoding agamous-like MADS-box protein AGL62 has translation MSSGRKSQGRKKIEMKRITNERNMQVTFSKRRSGLFKKASELSTLCGADVALVVFSPGEKAFSFGHPNADTVIDRYLSQLPSQNNGTVRLIEARRNANVSELHSQLTRLNDALDIEKSRRDELSHMNKMTETQYWWACPFDGMNFSQLGLLKNALAELKKRIPEHANELVNQGAATQTMTSFAGNGSFSNMYVHHLPNSQYSQMFPEQPFQDPMLQHNLFNFNNIGGGGGGGEEGGYGPPRFL, from the exons ATGTCAAGCGGAAGGAAAAGCCAAGGTCGCAAAAAGATTGAAATGAAAAGGATTACGAATGAGAGAAACATGCAAGTGACATTTTCGAAGCGCCGTAGTGGGCTCTTCAAGAAAGCCAGTGAGCTTAGCACTCTTTGTGGTGCAGATGTTGCTCTTGTTGTGTTTTCTCCTGGTGAGAAGGCATTTTCTTTTGGTCACCCCAATGCTGACACGGTCATTGATCGTTATCTATCACAACTCCCATCTCAAAATAATGGCACCGTGCGACTCATTGAGGCCCGACGTAACGCCAACGTGTCTGAGCTCCATTCCCAGCTAACTCGGCTCAACGATGCGTTAGACATCGAGAAGAGCCGTAGGGATGAATTGAGTCACATGAACAAGATGACTGAGACTCAGTATTGGTGGGCTTGTCCCTTTGATGGGATGAATTTTAGCCAACTTGGATTACTGAAAAATGCTTTAGCGGAACTAAAGAAACGTATTCCTGAACATGCTAATGAGCTTGTCAATCAGGGTGCTGCCACCCAAACCATGACATCTTTTGCTGGAAATGGTTCATTTTCTAACATGTATGTCCATCATCTCCCAAATTCTCAATACAGTCAAATGTTTCC GGAACAACCTTTTCAGGACCCTATGTTGCAACataatttgtttaatttcaacaatattggaggaggaggaggaggaggagaagaAGGAGGGTATGGACCCCCAAGATTCTTGTGA